One Amycolatopsis thermophila DNA segment encodes these proteins:
- a CDS encoding DUF445 family protein — translation MDAVLADLAGHWPLYTAIPFVAALIGYVTKRVAIEMMFRPLEFVGIRPVFGWQGVVPKHGGRMAAIATDLLTANLIDLGEVFARIRPERLVREIEQPLLRAIDDLARDVLARHHPRLWESLPPMAQDLIVKQLQAGSPRLVRELLEEIRANLDGVLDVKHMTVQRLTRDRALLVRLIRETSRPEMSFIARCGIYFGFVLGIVQAVVWALTKNPWVLPVFGGCIGLFTDWLAIKMIFLPRRPVKIGPITLQGKFQRRKAEVARQYGEIIAREVLTVPNLLDELLTGPRADRLTAIVRRVVARAVDEQVALIRPLVSATVGGERLREMTETASAGALAQMPHLLRNAEPYLVEAMDLANMVEQRMLALTPEEYENLLRPAFRQEEWKLIAVGGVIGFVVGELQVLLMLH, via the coding sequence ATGGACGCGGTTCTGGCCGATCTCGCCGGGCACTGGCCGCTGTACACCGCGATCCCGTTCGTCGCCGCGCTCATCGGGTACGTCACCAAGCGGGTGGCGATCGAGATGATGTTCCGGCCGCTGGAGTTCGTCGGCATCCGCCCGGTGTTCGGCTGGCAGGGCGTGGTGCCCAAGCACGGCGGCCGGATGGCGGCGATCGCGACCGACCTGCTCACCGCGAACCTGATCGACCTCGGCGAGGTGTTCGCCCGCATCCGGCCGGAACGGCTCGTCCGCGAGATCGAGCAGCCGCTGCTGCGAGCGATCGACGACCTCGCCCGCGACGTCCTGGCCCGGCACCACCCCCGCCTGTGGGAGTCGCTGCCGCCGATGGCGCAGGACCTGATCGTCAAACAGCTGCAGGCCGGCTCGCCGAGGCTGGTGCGCGAGCTGCTGGAGGAGATCCGCGCGAACCTCGACGGCGTGCTCGACGTCAAGCACATGACCGTCCAGCGGCTCACCCGCGACCGGGCCCTGCTGGTGCGCCTGATCCGCGAGACCTCCCGCCCGGAAATGTCTTTCATCGCCCGCTGCGGGATCTACTTCGGATTCGTCCTCGGGATCGTCCAGGCCGTGGTGTGGGCGCTGACGAAGAACCCGTGGGTGCTGCCGGTCTTCGGCGGCTGCATCGGGCTGTTCACCGACTGGCTCGCGATCAAGATGATCTTCCTCCCGCGCCGGCCGGTGAAGATCGGGCCGATCACGCTGCAGGGCAAGTTCCAGCGCCGCAAGGCCGAAGTCGCCCGCCAGTACGGCGAGATCATCGCCCGCGAGGTGCTGACCGTGCCGAACCTCCTCGACGAGCTGCTCACCGGCCCGCGCGCCGACCGGCTCACCGCGATCGTCCGGCGAGTGGTGGCCAGGGCGGTCGACGAGCAGGTCGCCCTGATCCGGCCCCTGGTGTCCGCGACCGTCGGCGGCGAGCGGCTGCGTGAGATGACCGAGACGGCGTCCGCCGGCGCGCTGGCGCAGATGCCGCACCTGCTCCGCAACGCCGAGCCGTACCTGGTCGAGGCGATGGACCTGGCGAACATGGTCGAGCAGCGGATGCTGGCGCTCACCCCCGAGGAGTACGAGAACCTGCTGCGCCCGGCGTTCCGCCAGGAGGAGTGGAAGCTCATCGCGGTTGGCGGTGTGATCGGGTTCGTGGTCGGTGAGTTGCAGGTTCTGCTGATGCTTCACTAG
- a CDS encoding DUF445 domain-containing protein, with the protein MQLQEIVADLAEHWPLYVSMPFIAALIGYVTKRVAIEMMFRPIEFVGIRPIFGWQGVLPANAERMAATATEMLTTNLVDPKEIFARLDPDQIAKEIEQPLLQVVEEITEEVMEQYQPRLWEALPTGAKELLMRRIRAEAPKVIAKIMRELSDNIEDVLDLKTMVVTNLVRDKSLLNRLIRDISRPEMRFIANSGLVFGFALGCVQLLVWALTKSSIVMPLFGLGIGWFTDWLALKMIFLPREPREFFGLYTWQGVFQKRRDQVAADYGDMIAREIITIPNLLEAILKGPKADRLFHLISREVQRTIDAQAGVVKPLVAAAVGTRKWQEMKQAAAAKAAERVPDTIRYAEDYAVNALDVRNTIVQRMRQLSSIEFEELLRPAFRQDEWKLIAVGAIIGGLVGELQAILLLH; encoded by the coding sequence GTGCAACTACAGGAGATCGTGGCCGACCTGGCCGAACACTGGCCGCTCTACGTCTCGATGCCGTTCATCGCCGCGCTCATCGGCTACGTCACCAAACGCGTCGCGATCGAGATGATGTTCCGGCCCATCGAGTTCGTCGGCATCCGGCCGATCTTCGGCTGGCAAGGTGTCCTCCCGGCGAACGCCGAGCGAATGGCGGCCACCGCCACCGAGATGCTGACCACCAACCTGGTCGACCCGAAGGAGATCTTCGCCCGCCTCGACCCCGACCAGATCGCCAAGGAGATCGAGCAACCGCTCCTGCAGGTGGTCGAGGAGATCACCGAGGAGGTCATGGAGCAGTACCAGCCGCGGCTGTGGGAAGCGCTGCCGACCGGCGCCAAGGAACTGCTCATGCGCCGCATCCGGGCCGAAGCGCCCAAGGTGATCGCCAAGATCATGCGGGAGCTGTCGGACAACATCGAGGACGTCCTCGACCTCAAGACCATGGTCGTGACCAACCTGGTCCGCGACAAGAGCCTGCTGAACCGGCTCATCCGCGACATCTCCCGCCCGGAAATGCGGTTCATCGCCAACTCCGGGCTGGTGTTCGGCTTCGCCCTCGGCTGCGTCCAGCTCCTCGTGTGGGCGCTGACCAAATCGTCGATCGTGATGCCGCTGTTCGGCCTCGGCATCGGCTGGTTCACCGACTGGCTCGCCCTGAAGATGATCTTCCTGCCGCGCGAGCCGCGCGAGTTCTTCGGCCTCTACACCTGGCAGGGCGTGTTCCAGAAACGCCGCGACCAGGTGGCCGCCGACTACGGCGACATGATCGCGCGCGAGATCATCACGATCCCGAACCTGCTCGAGGCGATCCTCAAGGGTCCGAAGGCCGACCGGCTGTTCCACCTGATCAGCCGCGAGGTGCAGCGCACCATCGACGCGCAGGCCGGCGTGGTGAAACCGCTCGTCGCGGCCGCCGTGGGCACGCGCAAGTGGCAGGAGATGAAACAGGCCGCCGCGGCGAAGGCGGCCGAGCGGGTGCCGGACACCATCCGCTACGCCGAGGACTACGCCGTCAACGCCCTGGACGTCCGCAACACCATCGTGCAGCGGATGCGGCAGCTGTCTTCGATCGAGTTCGAGGAACTGCTGCGGCCCGCGTTCCGGCAGGACGAGTGGAAGCTGATCGCGGTCGGTGCGATCATCGGCGGTCTCGTGGGGGAGCTTCAGGCGATCCTGCTGCTCCACTAA